A DNA window from Mesorhizobium sp. C432A contains the following coding sequences:
- the clpB gene encoding ATP-dependent chaperone ClpB, which produces MNLEKYSERVRGFIQSAQTMALSRNHQQFTPEHMLKVLVDDDEGLAASLIERAGGNVRDVKLGVETALEAMPKVEGGNGQLYLAQPLAKVFSTAEELAKKAGDSFVTVERLLQALAMEKSAKTADILSKAGVTAQALNQVINDVRKGRTADSASAEQGYDALKKYARDLTADARAGKLDPVIGRDDEIRRTIQVLSRRTKNNPVLIGEPGVGKTAIAEGLALRIVNGDVPESLKDKQLMALDMGALIAGAKYRGEFEERLKAVLNEVTSAAGGIILFIDEMHTLVGAGKADGAMDASNLLKPALARGELHCVGATTLDEYRKHVEKDAALARRFQPVFVNEPSVEDTVSILRGLKEKYEQHHKVRISDSALVAAATLSNRYIADRFLPDKAIDLVDEAASRLRMQVDSKPEALDEIDRRIMQLKIEREALKVEKDEASKDRLARLEKELVGLEEESTEITAKWQSEKQKLGLAADLKKQLDAARNDLAIAQRKGEFQRAGELAYGKIPELEKKLKEAEAQDGKAGMVEEVVTPDHVAHIVSRWTGIPVDKMLQGERDKLLRMEDEIGKRVVGQGEAVQAVSKAVRRARAGLQDPNRPIGSFMLLGPTGVGKTELTKALANFLFDDESAMVRIDMSEYMEKHSVARLIGAPPGYVGYEEGGALTEAVRRRPYQVVLFDEIEKAHPDVFNVLLQVLDDGRLTDGQGRTVDFRNTLIVMTSNLGAEYLVNLGEEQDVDAVRDEVMSVVRASFRPEFLNRVDEVILFHRLRRQDMGRIVEIQLKRLESLLADRKITLSLDQDSIDWLAAKGYDPAYGARPLKRVMQKDLQDPLAEKILLGEILDGSTVKVTAGSDRLNFRSRPTVVPTDAAA; this is translated from the coding sequence ATGAACCTCGAGAAATACTCCGAGCGCGTCCGCGGATTCATTCAGTCCGCCCAGACCATGGCGCTCTCGCGCAATCACCAGCAATTCACTCCCGAACATATGCTGAAGGTCCTCGTCGATGACGATGAGGGGCTGGCCGCCTCGCTGATCGAGCGCGCCGGCGGCAACGTGCGCGACGTCAAGCTTGGCGTCGAGACCGCCCTTGAGGCCATGCCCAAGGTGGAAGGCGGCAACGGCCAGCTTTATCTCGCGCAGCCGCTGGCCAAGGTGTTTTCGACCGCCGAGGAATTGGCCAAGAAAGCCGGCGACAGCTTTGTCACGGTTGAACGGCTTTTGCAGGCTCTGGCCATGGAGAAGTCGGCCAAGACGGCCGATATCCTGTCCAAGGCCGGCGTCACAGCGCAGGCGCTGAACCAGGTGATCAACGACGTCCGCAAGGGCCGTACCGCCGATTCGGCGAGCGCCGAGCAGGGCTATGACGCGCTAAAGAAATACGCGCGCGACCTTACCGCCGATGCCCGCGCCGGCAAGCTCGACCCTGTGATTGGCCGTGACGACGAGATCCGCCGCACCATCCAGGTGCTGTCGCGGCGTACCAAGAACAACCCGGTGCTGATCGGCGAGCCGGGCGTCGGCAAAACGGCGATCGCCGAAGGTCTGGCGCTGCGCATCGTCAATGGCGACGTGCCGGAATCGCTGAAGGACAAGCAGTTGATGGCGCTCGACATGGGCGCGCTGATTGCCGGCGCCAAATATCGCGGCGAGTTCGAGGAGCGGCTGAAGGCCGTGCTCAACGAAGTCACCTCGGCGGCCGGCGGCATCATCCTGTTCATCGACGAGATGCACACGCTGGTCGGCGCCGGCAAGGCCGATGGCGCCATGGACGCTTCGAACCTGTTGAAGCCGGCGCTGGCGCGCGGCGAACTGCACTGCGTCGGCGCGACCACGCTCGATGAATACAGGAAGCATGTCGAGAAGGACGCGGCCCTTGCCCGCCGGTTCCAGCCGGTCTTCGTCAACGAGCCATCGGTGGAAGATACCGTGTCGATCCTGCGTGGCCTCAAGGAGAAGTACGAGCAGCACCACAAGGTGCGCATCTCGGATTCGGCGCTGGTCGCGGCGGCGACCTTGTCCAACCGCTACATCGCCGACCGTTTCCTGCCGGACAAGGCGATCGACCTTGTCGACGAGGCCGCGTCGCGGCTGAGGATGCAGGTCGATTCCAAGCCCGAGGCGCTGGACGAGATCGATCGCCGCATCATGCAGCTCAAGATCGAGCGCGAGGCACTGAAGGTCGAGAAGGACGAGGCGTCAAAGGACCGGCTCGCGCGTCTCGAAAAGGAACTCGTCGGCCTCGAGGAGGAATCGACCGAGATCACCGCCAAATGGCAGTCGGAGAAGCAGAAGCTTGGCCTCGCCGCTGACCTCAAGAAGCAGCTCGACGCGGCCCGCAACGACCTCGCCATTGCCCAGCGCAAGGGTGAATTCCAGCGCGCCGGCGAGCTTGCCTATGGCAAGATCCCGGAACTGGAAAAGAAGCTGAAGGAAGCCGAAGCCCAGGACGGCAAGGCCGGCATGGTCGAAGAGGTGGTCACGCCCGACCACGTCGCCCATATCGTGTCGCGTTGGACCGGCATTCCGGTCGACAAGATGCTGCAGGGCGAGCGCGACAAGCTACTGCGCATGGAAGACGAGATCGGCAAGCGAGTCGTCGGCCAGGGCGAAGCGGTACAGGCGGTGTCCAAGGCCGTGCGTCGTGCCCGGGCCGGGCTGCAGGATCCGAACCGGCCGATCGGCTCGTTCATGCTCCTCGGACCGACCGGCGTCGGCAAGACCGAACTGACCAAGGCGCTGGCCAATTTCCTGTTCGACGACGAGAGCGCTATGGTGCGCATCGACATGTCGGAATACATGGAGAAGCACTCGGTCGCCCGGCTGATCGGAGCGCCTCCCGGTTATGTCGGCTATGAGGAAGGCGGTGCGCTGACCGAAGCGGTGCGGCGCCGGCCCTATCAGGTCGTGCTGTTCGACGAGATCGAGAAGGCGCATCCGGATGTCTTCAACGTGCTGTTGCAGGTGCTCGACGACGGGCGGCTGACCGACGGGCAGGGCCGCACGGTAGACTTCCGCAACACGCTGATCGTCATGACGTCGAACCTCGGCGCCGAATATCTGGTCAATCTCGGCGAAGAGCAGGACGTCGATGCCGTGCGCGACGAGGTTATGAGCGTGGTGAGAGCCTCGTTCAGGCCGGAGTTCCTCAACCGCGTCGACGAGGTGATCCTGTTCCACCGGCTGCGCCGGCAGGATATGGGCCGCATCGTCGAGATCCAGCTCAAGCGGCTGGAAAGCCTGCTCGCCGACCGCAAGATCACACTGTCGCTCGACCAGGATTCGATCGACTGGCTGGCGGCGAAGGGCTACGACCCGGCCTATGGCGCGCGGCCGCTGAAGCGGGTGATGCAGAAGGACCTGCAAGATCCGCTGGCGGAAAAAATCCTGCTTGGCGAGATACTCGACGGCTCGACCGTCAAGGTCACCGCCGGCTCCGACCGGTTGAATTTCCGGTCCAGGCCCACTGTGGTGCCGACCGACGCGGCAGCCTGA
- a CDS encoding MFS transporter: MKSPSEAAAVPLTRSLSNGTFCPQSQRKFVLVAAILASALGFIDGSILAIAMPAMRVDLGASLAEVQWISNAYALTLSALILAGGAAGDRFGLRRAFVAGIALFIVASLACAVAPNALVLIAFRAIQGLGAAIMVPGSLAIIAKAYPKKERGRAIGIWAAASALTTALGPVLGGFVLSAFGGGIWRAIFAVNLPLGLISIYLLLAKIPADAPTEKRSLDLGGAALATLAFGALAYGLTSMSAEGSGLMSGPSIAAGAVLLIIFIVFELRQREPMIDLKLFRIGAFAGANLATFFLYFALSANLFYLPMLLIAGWGLSTKEVGFIFLPLSASIALLSGLVGQWSDRIGPRFPIASGCLVVAIAFAGLALLTHAGMHNFWTGIFPLMAVMGLGMALVVSPLSTAVMTAVEDKDTGAASGINNAVSRIGGLIAVAAMGSLAAWVYSTMLDTSARPGIPGFGEPALAGLAPDLDATRLAASDAAFAAVSTVTAVLCLLAAIIAWATVSGQKLPWSRAEEEQST, encoded by the coding sequence ATGAAGTCTCCGAGCGAAGCCGCAGCCGTTCCCCTGACCAGGTCGCTTTCCAACGGTACATTTTGCCCGCAGTCGCAGCGCAAGTTCGTGCTGGTAGCGGCGATCCTGGCGTCAGCGCTCGGCTTCATCGACGGGTCGATCCTGGCCATTGCCATGCCGGCAATGCGCGTCGACCTCGGCGCCAGCCTGGCCGAGGTCCAGTGGATTTCCAACGCCTATGCGCTGACGCTGTCGGCGCTGATTCTGGCCGGCGGCGCCGCCGGCGACCGGTTTGGCCTCAGGCGCGCCTTCGTTGCCGGCATTGCGCTGTTCATCGTCGCTTCGCTGGCCTGCGCGGTGGCGCCGAATGCGCTGGTGCTCATCGCCTTTCGCGCCATTCAGGGCCTTGGTGCGGCGATCATGGTGCCGGGCAGCCTCGCCATCATCGCCAAGGCCTATCCGAAGAAGGAGCGCGGCCGGGCGATCGGCATCTGGGCCGCCGCCTCGGCGCTGACGACTGCGCTCGGTCCGGTGCTCGGCGGCTTCGTCCTGTCGGCCTTTGGCGGCGGTATCTGGCGGGCGATCTTCGCCGTCAACCTGCCGCTCGGGCTGATCTCGATCTATCTCCTGCTGGCCAAGATTCCCGCCGACGCGCCGACGGAGAAGCGAAGCCTCGATCTCGGCGGCGCCGCTCTCGCCACGCTTGCCTTCGGGGCGCTTGCCTACGGACTGACCTCGATGAGCGCCGAAGGCAGCGGGCTGATGTCGGGGCCGAGCATCGCCGCAGGCGCCGTGCTGCTTATCATCTTCATCGTCTTCGAGCTTCGGCAGCGCGAGCCGATGATCGATCTCAAGCTGTTTCGGATCGGCGCCTTTGCCGGCGCCAACCTCGCCACCTTCTTCCTGTATTTCGCGCTGTCGGCCAATCTGTTCTACCTGCCGATGCTGTTGATCGCCGGATGGGGGCTGAGCACCAAAGAGGTCGGTTTCATCTTCCTGCCGCTGTCGGCGTCGATCGCGCTGCTGTCGGGTCTCGTCGGCCAGTGGTCGGATCGCATCGGTCCGCGTTTTCCGATCGCCAGCGGCTGCCTGGTAGTTGCCATCGCCTTTGCCGGGTTGGCTTTGCTCACTCATGCCGGCATGCACAATTTCTGGACCGGTATCTTTCCGCTGATGGCGGTGATGGGGCTCGGCATGGCGCTGGTGGTGTCGCCGCTGTCGACGGCGGTCATGACCGCGGTCGAGGACAAGGATACCGGCGCCGCTTCCGGCATCAACAATGCGGTTTCGCGCATTGGCGGGCTGATTGCTGTGGCGGCGATGGGCTCGCTCGCGGCCTGGGTCTATTCGACGATGCTCGATACCAGCGCTAGGCCGGGCATTCCGGGATTCGGCGAACCGGCATTGGCCGGCCTGGCGCCAGACCTTGATGCAACACGGCTCGCCGCCAGCGATGCGGCGTTCGCGGCCGTGTCGACAGTGACGGCCGTGCTTTGCCTGCTTGCCGCTATTATCGCCTGGGCCACCGTTTCGGGGCAAAAGCTGCCTTGGTCACGAGCCGAAGAGGAGCAGTCGACCTGA
- the prmC gene encoding peptide chain release factor N(5)-glutamine methyltransferase — MADMLPGALGPLLRVARERLAAAGLSDPALDARLIVEHFSRTDRTQAIADPQRTVDAGAVAAIGAALQRRMAGEPVHRILGFREFYGLRLSLSPETLEPRPDTETLVEAILPFAGVTAERLGECRILDLGTGTGAIALALLSAVPAATATGVDISQDALATAIRNAEQLGLAGRFVGLQSDWFEKVSGRYHVIAANPPYISSRDIGNLQDEVRDFDPHRALDGGVDGLGPYRIIAAEAAKFLEAEGKIAVEIGHTQRNEVKDIFAAAGYRLAGAFVDLGGNDRVLMFEQGKP, encoded by the coding sequence ATGGCTGACATGTTGCCCGGCGCGCTCGGGCCGTTGTTGCGGGTGGCGCGGGAGCGGCTTGCCGCGGCCGGCCTTTCCGACCCGGCGCTGGATGCCAGGCTTATCGTCGAGCATTTTTCCCGCACGGACCGTACGCAGGCGATCGCCGACCCGCAACGGACGGTCGATGCGGGTGCGGTTGCCGCAATCGGCGCTGCTCTGCAGCGCCGCATGGCCGGCGAACCGGTTCACCGCATCCTCGGGTTTCGCGAGTTTTACGGCCTGCGGCTGTCGCTGTCGCCGGAAACGCTGGAGCCGCGGCCGGACACCGAAACGCTGGTCGAGGCGATCCTGCCTTTTGCCGGGGTGACGGCCGAAAGGCTGGGGGAATGCCGTATCCTCGATCTCGGCACCGGTACCGGCGCGATTGCGCTGGCGCTGCTCAGCGCGGTTCCGGCCGCGACCGCCACCGGGGTCGATATTTCACAAGACGCGCTGGCAACCGCGATACGCAATGCCGAGCAACTCGGACTCGCCGGCCGGTTCGTGGGGCTGCAGTCTGACTGGTTCGAAAAAGTTTCGGGCCGATACCATGTAATTGCCGCAAACCCTCCCTATATATCGTCTAGAGACATTGGAAATCTGCAGGACGAGGTCCGCGATTTCGATCCGCACAGAGCCCTTGATGGCGGTGTGGACGGTCTTGGCCCCTACAGGATCATCGCCGCCGAGGCGGCAAAGTTTCTGGAAGCAGAAGGCAAGATAGCGGTCGAGATCGGCCACACGCAGCGCAATGAGGTCAAAGACATATTCGCGGCAGCCGGCTACAGGCTGGCCGGGGCATTTGTCGATCTTGGCGGAAACGACAGGGTTCTTATGTTTGAACAGGGAAAGCCTTGA
- a CDS encoding M23 family metallopeptidase has protein sequence MPDTEDVIAELGNEPPLIADGRSGPPDRREVSARWLSGTFLTGVTSSVLMGVALFAALDGRQQLATPPEIAELAQLESGGDSGEVAKTTRLVAPRQIAKAKDRRRMEVSMVTKVGDRDVIHTMPFVQIKMALAAGHTTNRAYPPFDPMQVFGDDGDSTPAQPATASAVGGQIYGAKVESEMSLKTVDFPVETASFDEKSDLSADEVEKVVREAGTDLSDGAVQVASLHYVDPQRFGDAFAESMAGSYDVKIVPENVSVAPRVALDDQTPAFAEEIIPFTRDRDIAEAFADSGYTGDDATGMAEAIGKLLNAPALKAGTVLRVGLEVHGDAAKVVRTSVYDKTTHIVTIALDDRGQYVPAQEPEPNPELLTAFDDSSAPVVVRGNLPNVYDGIYRAAYSYGMSKKLTQQLVKLLASGVDFQSRLNPSDRIDVLFSQPDGDDQASDESELLYVSSTFGGQTRNFYRFQMQDGSTDYFDEDGSSAEQFLLRNPLPAGKFRSGFGARRHPILGYVRMHTGVDWAAPIGTPIIAAGNGTIEKAGWAGGYGKQIIIRHANGYETSYNHQSAFAKGIEPGVHVRQGQTIGFLGQTGLSTGPHLHYELIVNGTKVDPMRVRLPVGKVLKGDDLVAFKRERERIDELLKQEDSNPLKVASAKIEG, from the coding sequence ATGCCAGACACGGAAGATGTCATAGCCGAACTCGGCAATGAGCCGCCGCTGATCGCGGATGGCCGCAGCGGCCCGCCCGACCGGCGCGAGGTTTCAGCGCGCTGGCTGTCGGGCACCTTTCTTACCGGCGTGACCTCGAGTGTGCTGATGGGCGTGGCGTTGTTTGCCGCCCTTGACGGCCGCCAGCAGCTGGCAACCCCGCCCGAAATCGCCGAACTGGCCCAGCTCGAAAGCGGCGGCGATTCCGGCGAGGTCGCCAAGACCACCAGGCTGGTGGCGCCGCGCCAGATCGCCAAGGCCAAGGACCGCAGGCGCATGGAAGTGTCGATGGTGACCAAGGTCGGTGACCGCGACGTTATCCACACCATGCCGTTCGTGCAGATCAAGATGGCGCTGGCCGCCGGCCACACCACCAACCGCGCCTATCCGCCTTTCGACCCGATGCAGGTGTTCGGCGACGATGGCGACTCGACCCCGGCGCAGCCGGCGACGGCCTCCGCGGTTGGCGGCCAGATCTACGGCGCCAAGGTCGAAAGCGAGATGAGCCTCAAGACGGTCGATTTCCCGGTCGAGACGGCCTCCTTCGACGAAAAAAGCGACCTGTCCGCCGACGAGGTGGAAAAAGTGGTGCGCGAGGCCGGCACCGACCTCAGCGACGGCGCCGTGCAGGTCGCCTCCCTGCATTATGTCGACCCGCAGCGATTCGGCGATGCCTTCGCCGAATCGATGGCCGGCTCCTACGACGTCAAGATCGTGCCGGAAAACGTCTCGGTGGCGCCGCGCGTCGCGCTCGACGACCAGACCCCGGCTTTCGCCGAGGAAATCATTCCCTTCACCAGGGACCGCGACATTGCCGAGGCCTTCGCCGATTCGGGCTATACGGGCGATGACGCCACCGGCATGGCGGAGGCGATCGGTAAGCTGCTCAACGCACCGGCGCTGAAGGCCGGAACCGTGCTGCGGGTCGGGCTCGAGGTACATGGCGACGCCGCCAAGGTCGTTCGCACCAGCGTCTATGACAAGACAACGCACATCGTCACCATCGCGCTCGACGACCGCGGCCAGTATGTGCCGGCGCAGGAACCTGAGCCGAACCCCGAATTGCTGACCGCGTTCGACGATTCGTCGGCACCGGTGGTGGTGCGCGGCAATCTGCCGAACGTTTATGACGGCATCTACCGCGCCGCCTATTCCTACGGCATGTCGAAGAAGCTGACCCAGCAATTGGTCAAGCTCCTGGCCTCCGGCGTCGACTTCCAGTCCAGGCTCAATCCATCGGACCGCATCGACGTGCTGTTCTCGCAGCCGGACGGCGACGACCAGGCCTCCGACGAATCGGAACTGCTCTATGTCTCGTCGACCTTCGGCGGCCAGACACGCAATTTCTACCGCTTCCAGATGCAGGACGGCTCGACCGACTATTTCGACGAGGACGGATCGAGCGCCGAGCAGTTCCTGCTGCGCAATCCCCTGCCGGCCGGGAAATTCCGCTCCGGCTTCGGCGCCCGCCGGCATCCGATCCTCGGTTATGTCCGCATGCATACCGGCGTCGACTGGGCGGCGCCGATCGGAACGCCGATCATCGCCGCCGGCAACGGCACCATCGAAAAGGCCGGTTGGGCCGGCGGCTACGGCAAGCAGATCATCATCCGCCATGCCAATGGCTACGAGACCTCCTATAATCACCAGAGCGCCTTTGCCAAAGGCATCGAACCGGGCGTTCATGTCCGCCAGGGCCAGACCATCGGCTTCCTCGGTCAGACCGGCCTCTCCACCGGTCCGCATCTTCACTACGAGCTGATCGTCAACGGCACCAAGGTCGACCCGATGCGCGTGCGCCTGCCGGTCGGCAAGGTGCTGAAGGGCGACGACCTGGTCGCTTTCAAGCGCGAGCGCGAGCGCATCGATGAACTGCTCAAGCAGGAAGACAGCAATCCGCTGAAGGTCGCGAGCGCCAAGATCGAAGGCTAA
- a CDS encoding L,D-transpeptidase family protein: protein MFRTILAFSVLAAGLLTSSAMASPTVDNALPAVRAADSGGIVLAQDGNLDIYYDARGNRVIVDAETGKVIAIQPPQTRLDRRALRREMRARELGRAPVEDDDRYYLDDPEDMARFRRRQLDDQGRIPGPPVDEYDPESDRFLGAAPQDDANDSDTYPEAPKSAEPRPVKRQPLNEASIDPAEPAAPADQAALPPKAGGKTVVDPSLSLGARQDVAALQVLLDRAGASPGVVDGRFGSNVDKALAAYNQITGSNLRSTDAVGIQAALAQTGGDAFANYTITPEDAAGPYVASIPEDYSQKAQLDRMAYTSVTEALAERFHMDENYLKGLNPEADFSRPGTIIKVANFGRLVATPVARIVADKDKKQVFAYNAGGKLVAAYPATIGSADTPSPTGTHTVSRVALDPNYTYNPSINFKQGQNDKILTIPPGPNGPVGSVWIALDKPTYGIHGTPDPSKIGKTESHGCVRLTNWDARELAKLVSPGVTVEFVGGPSADDVAEQVSAPAQ, encoded by the coding sequence ATGTTCCGCACGATCCTTGCCTTTTCGGTGCTCGCCGCCGGGCTGCTCACGTCCAGCGCCATGGCATCGCCGACTGTGGACAACGCACTGCCGGCCGTCCGCGCCGCCGATAGCGGCGGCATTGTGCTTGCCCAGGACGGCAATCTCGACATCTATTACGACGCCAGGGGCAACCGCGTCATCGTCGATGCCGAGACCGGCAAGGTCATCGCCATCCAGCCGCCGCAGACCAGGCTCGACCGCCGCGCGCTGCGCCGGGAAATGCGGGCACGTGAGCTTGGACGCGCACCGGTCGAAGACGACGACCGCTACTATCTCGACGATCCCGAAGACATGGCGCGTTTCCGCCGCAGGCAACTGGACGATCAGGGACGAATCCCCGGCCCGCCGGTTGATGAATACGATCCTGAAAGCGACAGATTCCTGGGGGCCGCTCCGCAGGATGATGCCAATGACAGCGACACCTATCCGGAAGCGCCGAAATCCGCTGAACCGCGGCCCGTCAAGCGCCAGCCGCTGAACGAAGCCTCTATCGATCCCGCCGAACCGGCGGCGCCCGCCGACCAGGCCGCGCTGCCGCCGAAAGCCGGTGGCAAGACCGTGGTCGATCCCTCGCTTTCACTCGGCGCACGCCAGGATGTAGCCGCCTTGCAGGTGCTGCTCGACCGCGCCGGCGCTTCACCCGGCGTCGTCGACGGGCGCTTCGGCTCCAATGTCGACAAGGCGCTTGCCGCCTATAACCAGATCACCGGCAGCAATCTGCGCTCGACCGACGCGGTCGGCATCCAGGCTGCGCTGGCGCAAACCGGTGGCGATGCTTTCGCCAATTATACGATCACGCCCGAAGACGCGGCCGGGCCTTATGTCGCCTCGATACCGGAGGATTACAGCCAGAAGGCGCAGCTCGACCGCATGGCTTACACCTCCGTCACCGAAGCCTTGGCCGAACGGTTCCACATGGACGAGAACTACCTGAAGGGGCTCAATCCCGAGGCCGACTTCAGCCGTCCCGGCACCATCATCAAGGTCGCCAATTTCGGCAGGCTGGTGGCGACGCCGGTTGCCCGCATCGTCGCCGACAAGGACAAGAAGCAGGTGTTCGCCTATAACGCCGGTGGCAAGCTGGTCGCGGCCTATCCGGCCACCATTGGTTCAGCCGACACGCCCTCGCCGACCGGCACTCATACGGTGTCGCGCGTCGCGCTCGATCCGAACTACACCTACAACCCCAGCATCAATTTCAAGCAGGGCCAGAACGACAAGATCCTGACCATCCCGCCGGGTCCGAACGGCCCGGTCGGCTCGGTGTGGATCGCGCTGGACAAGCCGACCTATGGCATTCACGGCACGCCCGATCCCTCCAAGATCGGCAAGACCGAAAGCCATGGCTGCGTGCGCCTGACCAACTGGGATGCGCGCGAACTGGCCAAGCTGGTGTCGCCGGGCGTCACCGTCGAGTTCGTCGGCGGTCCCTCGGCCGATGATGTTGCGGAGCAAGTGAGCGCTCCAGCGCAGTGA
- a CDS encoding MmcQ/YjbR family DNA-binding protein, translating to MTLDDYNSFCASLPQTTHVVQWGGADVWKVGGKVFTIAGRDREGGVFVTFKCSEMAYDVLKDQPGCRPAPYLASRGMNWIQRQTSQSMDDDALKDYLGESHRLVVLKLTKQTRKELGL from the coding sequence ATGACGCTGGACGACTACAACAGCTTCTGCGCCTCGCTGCCGCAGACGACGCATGTCGTGCAGTGGGGCGGGGCCGATGTCTGGAAAGTCGGTGGCAAGGTCTTCACCATCGCCGGCCGTGACCGGGAGGGTGGCGTCTTCGTCACCTTCAAATGCTCTGAAATGGCTTATGACGTGCTGAAGGATCAGCCCGGCTGCCGGCCGGCGCCCTATCTCGCCTCGCGCGGCATGAACTGGATCCAGCGTCAGACAAGCCAGAGCATGGATGATGATGCGCTGAAGGACTATCTCGGCGAAAGCCACCGCCTCGTCGTCCTCAAGCTGACGAAGCAGACGCGCAAGGAATTGGGCCTGTAG
- a CDS encoding DUF4167 domain-containing protein translates to MRPQQQNRRMRGRNNNGGGGGNNNNNNNNRKGPNPLTRNYESNGPDVKIRGSAQQIAEKYATLARDAQSSGDRVMAENYLQHAEHYNRIIAAAQAQMPIQNAPQNRDEFDDDEDRDDFDNAGSGNGGETQAPMANHGNGPQPTIEGTPAELAYGQENGRENNSGRDNNGRDNNGRNNNGRDNNGRNRDRRPNGGYGQNDQRGDFAQRGEQNGQRGDQQRFTETPAQAETVSAVEPEAESGFSEPAPLYENLSPAALAARAELNEAAAESGAARRPRRPRRPRNNADQVGDEQSGGGQVVDGAGETAAAVDVVDAAPAESPAGDPFAVDANN, encoded by the coding sequence ATGAGGCCACAACAGCAGAACAGGCGCATGCGCGGTCGCAACAACAATGGCGGCGGCGGTGGCAACAACAATAACAACAATAACAACCGCAAGGGCCCAAATCCCCTGACGCGCAACTACGAGAGCAACGGCCCGGACGTGAAAATCCGTGGATCGGCTCAGCAGATCGCCGAAAAATACGCCACTCTGGCCCGTGATGCGCAAAGCTCCGGCGACCGGGTTATGGCGGAAAATTACCTCCAGCACGCCGAGCACTACAACCGCATCATTGCCGCCGCACAGGCGCAGATGCCGATCCAGAATGCCCCGCAGAACCGCGACGAATTCGACGACGATGAAGATCGCGACGATTTTGACAATGCCGGCAGCGGCAATGGCGGCGAGACTCAAGCGCCGATGGCCAACCACGGCAACGGTCCGCAGCCGACGATTGAGGGCACGCCGGCCGAACTCGCATACGGCCAGGAAAACGGCCGCGAGAACAACAGTGGCCGTGACAATAATGGCCGTGACAATAATGGCCGCAACAACAACGGCCGCGACAACAATGGCCGCAACCGTGACCGCCGCCCCAATGGCGGCTATGGCCAGAACGACCAGCGTGGCGACTTTGCCCAGCGTGGCGAGCAGAACGGCCAGCGCGGCGACCAGCAGCGCTTCACCGAAACCCCGGCACAGGCGGAAACCGTTTCCGCGGTTGAGCCCGAAGCCGAGAGCGGTTTCTCCGAGCCGGCGCCGCTGTACGAAAACCTGTCGCCGGCGGCTCTTGCCGCCCGGGCCGAACTCAATGAGGCAGCCGCCGAGAGCGGCGCTGCCCGTCGCCCGCGGCGTCCGCGCCGCCCGCGCAACAATGCCGATCAGGTCGGTGACGAACAGTCTGGTGGTGGCCAGGTGGTGGATGGCGCCGGCGAGACCGCTGCCGCTGTTGACGTGGTGGATGCGGCGCCGGCCGAAAGCCCTGCCGGCGACCCGTTCGCCGTCGACGCCAACAACTGA